A genomic region of Roseateles amylovorans contains the following coding sequences:
- the dnaE gene encoding DNA polymerase III subunit alpha: MAFVHLRIHTEFSVVDGTLRIDDAAKAAAKDGQVALGLTDLANMFGGVKFYNACRKKGVKPILGAEVWVEPDTSDKPPSRVLLLVQSSQGYLNLSELLSRAWIQNVQRNQALLKLEWMQELNDGLICLGGMQFGPIGQALVAGDQARALDWARRLGAIYPNRFYIELQRAGLPGQEALVRQLVPLAAKAGLPVVATHPIQFLSEDDYEAHEARVCVADGETLANPKRIKRFLPSQHYKTQAEMERLFADIPSAIANTVEIARRCSLTLVLGKPQLPNFPTPIQADGTPLPMEQYFRQLSYEGLEDRLRLLFPDPAKRDAVRPRYVERLEFELETIIKMGFPGYFLIVGDFIRWAKNNGCPVGPGRGSGAGSLVAYVLLITDLDPLQYNLLFERFLNPERVSMPDFDIDFCQGNRDRVIEYVKDKYGRPAVSQIATFGTMAAKAALRDIGRVLGMGFGQVDSIAKLIPAPPGKTVTLAPVPAEPDGGIIYARKEAPELEEREKADEEIAELLKLATRVEGMVRNIGMHAGGVLIAPGKITDFCPQYQQPGSTSAVSQYDKDDVEAIGLVKFDFLGLATLTILELAKDFIIARHPAQKDFSFETIPLADAKVYKLFSDGLTESVFQFESTGMQKMLKEAKPSRLEDLIALNALYRPGPMDLIPTFVARKHGKEVVEYPHPLTEPVLSETYGIMVYQEQVMQTAQVLGGYSLGGADMLRRAMGKKKPEEMAKHRLIFREGAAQKGINEAKADEVFDLMEKFAGYGFNKSHAAAYSLLAYHTAWLKVHFTAEFFAANMTIEMDDTDKLKVLLNDAKLFGITFQPPNVNLGVYRFEPINNKLINYGLGAIKGTGQGAIEAIVRARTEGGPFKSFFDFCARVDRKAVNKRVVEALIKAGGFDELEADRARLLASVALGYTYADNLAQNVNQGGLFDFDDTHGSSTAEPDLVQVDPWGIKERLSLEKTAIGFYLSGHLFDESEPELRKMVKRRIVDLQDSREPVVVAGIVSDLRVINGQRGRVGIFKLDDKTDAIEAVANDELLTTHKELLVEDELIIAIGKVQNDRFSGGLRMNIQQVFGLPAARARFGRFLRTAPNLPAASVLELIKNWPAKRVETDQGVVSQGLELRIPIKRDGAVAELGLGGAGKFWPSDEALQKLAPAEIVYDSGG; this comes from the coding sequence ATGGCTTTCGTTCATCTCCGCATTCACACCGAGTTCTCTGTCGTCGACGGCACCCTGCGCATCGACGACGCCGCCAAGGCCGCCGCTAAGGACGGCCAGGTCGCCCTGGGCCTGACCGATCTGGCCAACATGTTTGGCGGGGTGAAGTTCTACAACGCCTGTCGCAAGAAGGGCGTCAAGCCGATCCTGGGTGCGGAGGTCTGGGTGGAGCCCGACACCAGCGACAAGCCGCCCAGCCGCGTGCTGCTGCTGGTGCAGAGCAGCCAGGGTTATCTCAACCTGAGCGAGCTGCTGTCGCGGGCCTGGATCCAGAACGTGCAGCGCAACCAGGCGCTGCTCAAGCTGGAATGGATGCAGGAGCTCAACGACGGCCTGATCTGTCTGGGCGGCATGCAGTTCGGCCCGATCGGACAGGCCCTGGTGGCCGGCGACCAGGCCCGCGCGCTGGACTGGGCCCGCCGGCTGGGCGCCATCTATCCGAACCGCTTCTACATTGAGCTGCAGCGCGCCGGTCTGCCCGGGCAGGAGGCGCTGGTGCGCCAGCTGGTGCCGCTGGCGGCCAAGGCCGGGTTGCCGGTGGTGGCGACCCATCCGATCCAGTTCCTGAGCGAGGACGATTACGAGGCCCATGAGGCCCGGGTCTGCGTCGCCGACGGTGAAACGCTGGCCAATCCCAAGCGCATCAAGCGTTTCCTGCCCAGCCAGCATTACAAGACGCAGGCGGAGATGGAGCGGCTGTTCGCCGACATTCCGAGCGCGATTGCCAACACCGTCGAGATCGCCCGGCGTTGCAGCCTGACGCTGGTGCTGGGCAAGCCGCAACTGCCCAACTTCCCCACGCCGATCCAGGCCGACGGCACGCCGCTGCCGATGGAGCAGTACTTCCGCCAGCTGTCCTACGAGGGTCTGGAAGACCGCCTGCGGCTGCTGTTCCCTGACCCGGCCAAGCGCGACGCGGTGCGGCCGCGGTATGTCGAGCGGCTGGAGTTCGAGCTCGAGACCATCATCAAGATGGGCTTCCCGGGCTACTTCCTGATCGTGGGTGACTTCATCCGCTGGGCGAAGAACAACGGCTGTCCGGTCGGCCCGGGACGGGGCTCGGGCGCCGGTTCGCTGGTGGCCTATGTGCTGTTGATCACCGACCTGGACCCGCTGCAGTACAACCTGCTGTTCGAGCGCTTCCTGAATCCGGAGCGGGTGTCGATGCCTGACTTCGACATCGACTTCTGCCAGGGCAACCGCGACCGGGTCATCGAGTATGTGAAGGACAAGTACGGCCGCCCGGCCGTCAGCCAGATCGCGACCTTCGGCACCATGGCCGCCAAGGCGGCGCTGCGCGACATCGGCCGGGTGCTGGGCATGGGCTTCGGCCAGGTGGATTCCATCGCCAAGCTGATTCCGGCGCCACCGGGCAAGACGGTGACGCTGGCGCCGGTGCCCGCCGAGCCCGACGGCGGCATCATCTACGCCCGCAAGGAAGCGCCCGAGCTGGAGGAGCGCGAGAAGGCCGACGAGGAAATCGCCGAGCTGCTCAAGCTCGCCACCCGCGTTGAAGGCATGGTGCGCAACATCGGCATGCATGCCGGGGGTGTGCTGATCGCGCCGGGCAAGATCACCGACTTCTGTCCGCAGTACCAGCAGCCGGGTTCGACCTCCGCGGTCAGCCAGTACGACAAGGACGACGTGGAGGCCATCGGCCTGGTGAAGTTCGACTTCCTGGGTCTGGCCACGCTGACCATCCTCGAGCTGGCCAAGGACTTCATCATTGCGCGGCATCCGGCGCAGAAGGACTTCTCCTTCGAAACGATTCCGCTGGCCGATGCCAAGGTCTACAAGCTGTTCTCCGACGGGTTGACCGAGTCGGTGTTCCAGTTTGAATCCACCGGCATGCAGAAGATGCTGAAGGAGGCCAAGCCCTCCCGCCTGGAAGACCTGATCGCGCTGAACGCGTTGTACCGGCCGGGCCCGATGGACCTGATCCCGACCTTCGTCGCGCGCAAGCACGGCAAGGAAGTGGTGGAGTATCCGCATCCGCTGACCGAGCCGGTGCTGTCCGAGACCTACGGGATCATGGTCTACCAGGAACAGGTGATGCAGACCGCCCAGGTGCTGGGCGGCTACAGCCTCGGTGGTGCGGACATGCTGCGCCGCGCCATGGGCAAGAAGAAGCCCGAGGAGATGGCCAAGCACCGGCTGATCTTCCGCGAAGGCGCGGCACAGAAGGGCATCAACGAGGCCAAGGCGGACGAGGTCTTCGACCTGATGGAGAAGTTCGCGGGCTACGGCTTCAACAAGTCGCATGCCGCCGCGTACTCGCTGCTGGCCTATCACACGGCCTGGCTGAAGGTGCATTTCACGGCGGAGTTCTTCGCCGCGAACATGACCATCGAAATGGACGACACCGACAAGCTCAAGGTGTTGCTCAACGATGCCAAGCTGTTCGGCATCACCTTCCAGCCGCCCAATGTGAACCTGGGCGTCTACCGCTTCGAGCCGATCAACAACAAGCTGATCAACTACGGCCTGGGCGCCATCAAGGGCACCGGCCAGGGCGCGATCGAGGCCATCGTGCGGGCCCGCACCGAGGGCGGTCCGTTCAAGAGCTTCTTCGACTTCTGTGCCCGGGTGGACCGCAAGGCGGTCAACAAGCGGGTGGTGGAAGCGCTGATCAAGGCGGGCGGGTTCGACGAACTGGAAGCCGACCGTGCCCGGCTGCTGGCCAGCGTCGCGCTCGGCTACACCTATGCGGACAACCTGGCGCAGAACGTCAACCAGGGCGGCCTGTTCGACTTCGACGACACCCATGGCTCCTCCACGGCGGAGCCCGACCTGGTGCAGGTCGATCCCTGGGGCATCAAGGAGCGGCTGAGCCTGGAGAAGACGGCGATCGGCTTCTACCTGTCCGGGCACCTCTTCGATGAATCCGAACCGGAGCTGCGCAAGATGGTCAAGCGCCGCATCGTCGATCTGCAGGACAGCCGGGAGCCGGTGGTGGTGGCGGGCATCGTCAGCGACCTCCGGGTGATCAACGGGCAGCGCGGCCGCGTGGGCATCTTCAAGCTGGACGACAAGACCGATGCGATCGAGGCGGTCGCCAACGACGAGCTGCTCACCACCCACAAGGAGCTGCTGGTCGAGGACGAGCTGATCATCGCCATCGGCAAGGTGCAGAACGATCGCTTCTCCGGAGGCCTGCGGATGAACATCCAGCAGGTCTTCGGCCTGCCGGCGGCGCGGGCGCGCTTCGGCCGCTTCCTGCGCACCGCACCCAACCTGCCGGCGGCTTCGGTGCTGGAACTGATCAAGAACTGGCCGGCCAAGCGGGTCGAGACCGATCAGGGCGTGGTCAGCCAAGGGCTCGAACTGCGCATCCCGATCAAGCGGGATGGCGCTGTGGCCGAGCTCGGCCTTGGGGGCGCGGGGAAGTTCTGGCCCAGCGACGAGGCTTTGCAGAAGCTCGCGCCGGCTGAGATCGTCTACGACTCAGGCGGTTGA
- a CDS encoding peptidylprolyl isomerase, producing the protein MKTLPLLAVLALSAPLLSIAADASTAATAPAAAKPAAPAKAARAATAQQAASAAPARQPPTSADIIATAPASAWRDVAPENLLLMTLPQGEVLIELAPRFAPRHVDNIRALARGGYYDGLAILRVQDNYVTQWGDPKADDEDTGLKGQGKPFPAGATTQVPAEFSIPLKGLPLTVLPDIDGWAPRTGHVDGFPVAAEPKANRAWLAHCYATVGAGRGNAVDSSTGAELYAVIGHAPRGLDLNITVVGRVLKGMEFLAALPRGGARMGFYDKPEQRVVIERVALAAALPPDQRPSLQVLRTDTPTWQELLEARRHRGGWFVHSPEHTEICSASAPMRIKPTDVKLERTPSAVQRQ; encoded by the coding sequence ATGAAGACCTTGCCCCTGCTGGCCGTCCTGGCGCTGAGCGCGCCGCTGCTGTCGATCGCCGCCGATGCTTCCACGGCCGCGACCGCGCCCGCGGCCGCCAAGCCCGCCGCCCCGGCCAAGGCCGCCCGCGCCGCCACCGCCCAGCAGGCCGCCAGCGCGGCGCCGGCTCGTCAGCCGCCCACCAGCGCCGACATCATTGCCACCGCCCCGGCCAGCGCCTGGCGCGATGTGGCCCCGGAGAACCTGCTGCTGATGACGCTGCCGCAGGGCGAGGTGCTCATCGAACTCGCGCCCCGCTTCGCACCGCGCCATGTGGACAACATCCGTGCCCTGGCGCGCGGCGGCTACTACGACGGCCTGGCCATCCTCCGGGTCCAGGACAACTATGTGACCCAATGGGGCGACCCCAAGGCCGACGACGAGGACACCGGCCTCAAGGGCCAGGGCAAGCCCTTCCCGGCCGGCGCCACGACGCAGGTGCCGGCGGAGTTCTCGATCCCGCTCAAGGGCCTGCCGCTGACCGTGCTGCCGGACATCGACGGCTGGGCGCCGCGCACCGGCCATGTTGACGGCTTCCCGGTCGCCGCCGAGCCCAAGGCCAACCGCGCCTGGCTGGCGCATTGCTATGCGACTGTCGGCGCCGGTCGCGGCAACGCGGTGGACTCCAGCACCGGGGCGGAGCTGTATGCGGTCATCGGCCATGCGCCGCGCGGGCTGGATCTCAACATCACCGTCGTCGGCCGGGTGCTCAAAGGCATGGAGTTTCTCGCCGCCCTGCCCCGCGGCGGCGCCCGCATGGGGTTCTATGACAAGCCGGAGCAGCGGGTGGTGATCGAGCGGGTGGCCTTGGCCGCGGCGCTGCCGCCGGACCAGCGCCCGTCGCTGCAGGTGCTTCGCACCGACACCCCGACCTGGCAGGAGCTGCTGGAGGCGCGTCGCCACCGCGGCGGCTGGTTCGTGCACAGCCCGGAGCACACCGAGATCTGCAGTGCCAGCGCGCCGATGCGGATCAAGCCGACCGATGTGAAGCTGGAGCGAACGCCCTCCGCCGTCCAGCGCCAATGA
- a CDS encoding sulfurtransferase, with the protein MNQPRPPILNISCYLFVAIEAPQVLRDLLQSRAQALGLKGTVLIAEEGINLFLAGAAADVRAWVDALREDPRFAALAPKESWSDTVPFRKLLVKVKPEIIRMNHPTIRPDQAPRAPALPAATLKRWLDQGHDDDGRPVVTLDTRNAFEVDVGAFDDAIDWRITKFSEFPDAVRAHRAELAGKTIVSYCTGGIRCEKAALFLAQQDLDGPVYQLEGGILKYFEEVGGAHYHGDCFVFDERRAVDPALAPSSTEGADDALGLAAALAPKAA; encoded by the coding sequence GTGAACCAGCCCCGGCCGCCCATCCTCAACATCTCCTGCTACCTGTTCGTCGCCATCGAGGCGCCGCAGGTGTTGCGAGACCTGCTGCAGTCCCGCGCCCAGGCGCTGGGCCTCAAGGGCACGGTGCTGATCGCCGAAGAAGGCATCAACCTCTTCCTGGCCGGGGCCGCCGCCGATGTGCGGGCCTGGGTCGACGCGCTGCGCGAGGATCCGCGCTTTGCTGCGCTCGCGCCCAAGGAAAGCTGGAGCGACACGGTGCCCTTCCGCAAGCTGCTGGTGAAGGTCAAGCCGGAGATCATCCGCATGAACCATCCCACCATTCGGCCGGACCAGGCGCCGCGCGCGCCCGCCCTGCCGGCCGCCACCCTCAAGCGCTGGCTGGACCAGGGCCATGACGACGACGGCCGCCCGGTGGTGACGCTGGACACCCGCAATGCGTTCGAAGTGGATGTCGGCGCGTTCGATGACGCGATCGACTGGCGCATCACCAAATTCAGCGAGTTTCCCGACGCGGTGCGGGCGCACCGAGCCGAGCTGGCCGGCAAGACCATCGTCAGCTACTGCACCGGCGGCATCCGCTGTGAAAAGGCGGCGCTGTTCCTGGCGCAGCAAGACCTGGACGGCCCGGTCTACCAATTGGAAGGCGGCATCCTGAAGTACTTCGAGGAAGTCGGCGGCGCGCACTATCACGGCGACTGCTTCGTCTTTGACGAGCGTCGCGCGGTCGATCCGGCGCTGGCGCCGTCAAGCACCGAAGGCGCTGACGATGCCCTGGGCCTGGCGGCCGCACTGGCCCCCAAGGCGGCATGA
- a CDS encoding alpha/beta fold hydrolase: MSDRPSFGARLMKLFGFAVLASAILAMAFRAPDRSLESLVARWGPPPSDFIELKLPDGRLQLVHLRDEGPKTDTVPLVLLHGTAASLHTWEGWVKTLGASRRVITLDLPGFGLTGPAVTGDYSDDRYLEFLHTLLAHLGLRQVVLGGNSMGGSFAWQYAARYPDQVRALILVDADGLDLPHPAVPAGVRFPGWRLVQSLAGVFLPRPLVDRGVRAVYGDPSKVSAALVDRYFELTLREGNREALAQRLSQRVPGLHVDQLPGIQAPTLILWGGQDRLIPPAAADTFHQALPHSRVQLFPALGHVPQEEDPVSTAAAVQAFLHSL; the protein is encoded by the coding sequence GTGAGTGACCGCCCCTCCTTTGGTGCGCGGCTGATGAAGCTGTTCGGCTTCGCCGTCCTGGCCTCGGCGATTCTGGCCATGGCTTTCCGCGCCCCGGACCGCTCGCTGGAGAGCCTGGTCGCCCGATGGGGCCCGCCCCCGTCCGACTTCATCGAGCTGAAGCTGCCCGACGGTCGGCTTCAGCTCGTTCACCTGCGCGACGAAGGCCCGAAAACCGACACCGTGCCGCTGGTGCTGCTGCACGGCACCGCCGCCAGCCTGCACACCTGGGAAGGCTGGGTGAAGACGCTCGGCGCCAGCCGTCGCGTGATCACCCTGGACCTGCCCGGCTTCGGCCTCACCGGCCCGGCCGTCACCGGCGACTACAGCGACGATCGATACCTCGAGTTCCTGCACACGCTGCTGGCCCATCTGGGCCTGCGCCAAGTGGTGCTCGGCGGGAATTCCATGGGCGGCAGCTTTGCCTGGCAATACGCCGCACGGTATCCGGATCAGGTCCGCGCGCTGATCCTGGTGGATGCCGATGGATTGGACCTTCCCCACCCCGCCGTCCCCGCGGGTGTCCGGTTTCCCGGCTGGCGCCTGGTGCAGTCGCTGGCGGGCGTGTTCCTGCCGCGGCCGCTGGTGGACCGCGGGGTGCGGGCGGTCTATGGCGATCCGTCCAAGGTCAGTGCCGCGCTGGTCGACCGCTATTTCGAATTGACCCTGCGCGAAGGCAACCGTGAGGCGTTGGCGCAACGCTTGTCGCAGCGCGTGCCGGGTCTGCACGTCGATCAGTTGCCTGGTATCCAGGCCCCGACGCTGATCCTGTGGGGCGGCCAGGACCGCCTGATTCCGCCGGCTGCCGCCGACACCTTCCATCAGGCGCTGCCCCACAGCCGTGTCCAGCTGTTTCCGGCGCTGGGCCATGTCCCGCAGGAGGAGGACCCGGTGTCCACCGCTGCGGCGGTCCAAGCGTTCTTGCACTCTCTATAA
- a CDS encoding ABC transporter substrate-binding protein has product MQRRQLIARAALTVCALLATAGAHAQSPDWKKIRIGVEGAYPPFSEVGADGKLKGFEIDLANALCAELKAECTLVQQDFDGLIPALQSRKIDAIIASMSITDERQKVIAFSSPYYTVPARFAAKAGAKFDFSPAGLKGKKIGVQRATIHEKFVDATFKQSEIVRYATQDQAFLDLKSGRVELTLSDMVAADLGFLKTPAGKGFELVGPEYNDPKYFGVGVGVGLRKADDKTLAKKFNDAIAAVKANGTFKKLNDKYFQYDISVK; this is encoded by the coding sequence ATGCAACGACGTCAACTGATCGCCCGCGCTGCCCTGACGGTCTGCGCCCTGCTGGCCACCGCCGGCGCGCATGCCCAGTCCCCGGACTGGAAGAAGATCCGCATCGGTGTCGAAGGCGCCTATCCGCCCTTCTCCGAAGTCGGAGCCGACGGCAAGCTCAAGGGCTTCGAGATCGACCTGGCCAACGCCCTGTGCGCCGAGCTCAAGGCCGAATGCACCCTGGTCCAGCAAGACTTCGACGGCCTGATCCCGGCCCTGCAGTCGCGCAAGATCGACGCGATCATTGCCTCGATGTCCATCACCGATGAGCGCCAGAAGGTGATCGCGTTCTCGTCGCCCTACTACACCGTGCCGGCGCGCTTTGCCGCCAAGGCCGGCGCCAAGTTCGACTTCAGCCCCGCCGGCTTGAAGGGCAAGAAGATCGGCGTGCAGCGCGCCACCATCCACGAGAAGTTCGTCGATGCAACCTTCAAGCAAAGCGAGATCGTGCGCTACGCCACCCAGGACCAGGCCTTCCTGGACCTGAAGTCGGGCCGGGTCGAACTGACCCTGTCGGACATGGTGGCCGCTGACCTGGGCTTCCTGAAGACGCCCGCGGGCAAGGGCTTCGAACTGGTGGGCCCGGAGTACAACGATCCGAAGTACTTCGGCGTCGGTGTCGGCGTCGGCCTGCGCAAGGCGGACGACAAGACCCTGGCCAAGAAGTTCAATGACGCGATTGCCGCGGTCAAGGCCAACGGCACCTTCAAGAAGCTCAACGACAAGTACTTCCAATACGACATCTCGGTCAAGTAA
- a CDS encoding ABC transporter permease → MNLHGFLPSLLQGSLLTLAVALSSMALAMLLGLAGAMAKLSSWRPAKWIATIYTTLIRGVPDLVLMLLIFFGGQVAVNAIAESLGAEPIDINPFLAGVLTIGFIFGAYLTEAFRGAFLAIPPGQREAGLAYGMSARQIAWRITFPQMFRHALPGLSNNWLVLIKSTAIVSVIGLHDLMTRGAQAAGATREPFIFYLTVALIYLGFTTVSELLFDQLQRRLSVGVRRQSL, encoded by the coding sequence ATGAACCTTCATGGATTCCTGCCCAGCCTGCTGCAGGGCTCGCTGTTGACCTTGGCGGTGGCGCTGAGTTCGATGGCGCTGGCCATGCTGCTGGGCCTCGCCGGGGCGATGGCCAAGCTGTCGTCCTGGCGCCCCGCCAAATGGATCGCCACGATCTACACCACACTGATCCGCGGCGTGCCCGATCTGGTGCTGATGCTGCTGATCTTCTTCGGCGGGCAGGTGGCCGTGAATGCCATCGCCGAGTCGCTCGGTGCCGAACCGATCGACATCAATCCGTTCCTCGCCGGGGTGCTCACCATCGGCTTCATCTTCGGCGCCTATCTGACCGAAGCCTTTCGCGGCGCCTTCCTCGCCATCCCGCCCGGTCAGCGCGAAGCCGGCCTGGCCTACGGCATGAGCGCCCGCCAGATTGCCTGGCGCATCACCTTCCCCCAGATGTTCCGCCATGCACTGCCCGGCCTGTCCAACAACTGGCTGGTGCTGATCAAGAGCACCGCCATCGTGTCGGTGATCGGCCTGCATGACCTGATGACCCGCGGCGCCCAAGCCGCCGGCGCCACCCGCGAACCCTTCATCTTCTATCTCACCGTCGCGCTGATCTACCTCGGCTTCACCACCGTGTCCGAGCTGCTGTTCGATCAGCTCCAGCGTCGCCTGTCCGTCGGCGTGCGCCGACAGTCGCTGTGA
- a CDS encoding ABC transporter permease, translating to MNLDAIVENFPRYLQGAQTTLELLLISLLIGLALAIPLAVLRTLPIKWLSRTIWLYTYVFRGTPMLVQLFLIYYGLGQFEWMQQSALWPLFSSAWFCACLTFVLNTCAYTTEIIAGSIRALPYGEIEAAKSLGMSRWVMLRRIVLPAALRRALPAYSNEAIFMLHGTSLASVVTLMDLTGVARGINSTYYIPFEAFITAAIFYFLMTLTLVGLFHKAEARWLKPLMPR from the coding sequence ATGAACCTGGACGCCATCGTCGAGAATTTCCCGCGCTACCTCCAGGGCGCGCAGACCACGCTCGAACTGCTGCTGATCTCGCTGCTGATCGGCCTGGCCCTGGCCATTCCGCTGGCGGTGCTGCGCACGCTGCCGATCAAGTGGCTGTCCCGCACGATCTGGCTCTACACCTATGTGTTCCGCGGCACGCCGATGCTGGTGCAGCTGTTCCTGATCTATTACGGGCTGGGTCAGTTCGAGTGGATGCAGCAGAGCGCCCTGTGGCCGCTGTTCAGCTCGGCCTGGTTTTGCGCCTGCCTGACCTTCGTGCTCAACACCTGCGCCTACACGACCGAGATCATCGCCGGCTCGATCCGCGCCCTGCCCTATGGCGAGATCGAGGCCGCGAAGTCGCTGGGCATGAGCCGCTGGGTGATGCTGCGCCGCATCGTGCTGCCCGCCGCCCTGCGTCGCGCGCTGCCGGCCTACAGCAACGAGGCCATCTTCATGCTGCACGGCACCTCGCTGGCCAGCGTGGTGACGTTGATGGACCTCACCGGCGTGGCCCGAGGCATCAATTCGACCTACTACATTCCGTTCGAGGCCTTCATCACCGCCGCGATCTTCTACTTCCTGATGACGCTCACCCTGGTCGGCCTCTTCCACAAGGCCGAGGCCCGTTGGCTCAAGCCGCTGATGCCGCGATGA
- a CDS encoding succinylglutamate desuccinylase/aspartoacylase family protein encodes MHVQTHSLPSPTPGTQRELVSLHYGHAGQGPKVYIQASLHADELPGMLTAWHLRQQFDRLEADGQIQGEIILVPMANPIGLSQWWLQSHLGRFDALSGENFNRHYPEFIDAAARSAEPRLGSDAARNVQVLRAALKTEIQSAPADTELQALRKTLMLLACDADVVLDLHCDAQALMHLYTETPCWPQCEPLAAYLGAAVTLLATDSGDNPFDEACSQVWWKWARHFGDRFPIPQACLSVTVELRGQQDVHHALAAKDAQALVDFLRHRGVIAGPAPVVPAPLGDARPLAGCMPVKTPVGGVLTFLREVGEVVAEGDVIAHVIDPISGSVTELKSPVDGLLFARDTLRLATAGAKVAKVAGREALRTGKLLGAR; translated from the coding sequence ATGCACGTCCAGACACATTCCCTGCCGAGCCCGACGCCCGGCACCCAGCGCGAGCTGGTCTCGCTGCATTACGGCCACGCCGGGCAAGGCCCCAAGGTCTACATCCAGGCCTCCCTGCATGCCGACGAGCTGCCCGGCATGCTCACCGCCTGGCACCTGCGCCAGCAGTTCGACCGCTTGGAGGCCGACGGCCAGATCCAGGGCGAGATCATCCTGGTGCCGATGGCCAATCCGATCGGGCTGTCGCAGTGGTGGTTGCAGTCGCATCTGGGCCGCTTCGACGCCCTGTCCGGCGAGAACTTCAACCGCCACTATCCCGAATTCATCGACGCCGCCGCCCGCTCCGCCGAGCCGCGCCTGGGCAGCGACGCCGCCCGCAATGTGCAGGTGCTGCGGGCCGCGCTGAAGACCGAGATCCAGTCCGCCCCCGCCGACACCGAACTCCAGGCGCTGCGCAAGACGCTGATGCTGCTGGCCTGCGACGCCGATGTGGTGCTGGACCTGCACTGCGACGCCCAGGCCCTGATGCATCTCTACACCGAGACGCCCTGCTGGCCGCAGTGCGAGCCGCTGGCCGCCTACCTCGGCGCAGCGGTGACGCTGCTGGCGACCGACTCCGGCGACAACCCGTTCGACGAGGCCTGCTCCCAGGTCTGGTGGAAATGGGCCCGTCACTTCGGAGACCGCTTCCCCATTCCCCAGGCCTGCCTGTCGGTGACGGTGGAGCTGCGCGGCCAGCAGGATGTGCATCACGCGCTGGCCGCCAAGGATGCGCAGGCGCTGGTGGATTTCCTCCGTCATCGCGGCGTGATCGCCGGCCCGGCGCCGGTCGTGCCGGCGCCGCTGGGTGACGCCCGCCCGTTGGCGGGCTGCATGCCGGTCAAGACGCCGGTCGGCGGCGTGCTCACCTTCTTGCGCGAGGTCGGCGAGGTCGTGGCCGAGGGCGATGTGATTGCCCATGTGATCGATCCGATCAGCGGATCGGTCACCGAATTGAAGAGCCCGGTCGATGGCCTGCTCTTCGCCCGCGACACGCTGCGCCTGGCCACCGCCGGCGCCAAGGTCGCCAAGGTCGCCGGGCGCGAAGCCCTGCGCACCGGCAAGTTGTTGGGAGCCCGTTGA
- a CDS encoding ABC transporter ATP-binding protein, which yields MSSAASLVVDNLHKRYGDREVLKGVSLAAKPGDVITLIGSSGSGKSTFLRCLNLLEQPHEGTLSLGDETLRLARDRDGSLKAVDAAQLQRWRARLAMVFQNFNLWAHRTVLENVIEAPVHVLRQPRAQAIEKAEALLARVGVSHRKDVYPAQLSGGEQQRVAIARALAVEPEVMLFDEPTSALDPELVGEVLKVMRDLAAEGRTMIVVTHEMGFAREVSSHTMFLHQGRVEEQGDPREVLSKPQSERLKAFLSGGLK from the coding sequence ATGTCGTCCGCCGCCAGTCTCGTTGTCGACAACCTGCACAAGCGCTACGGCGATCGCGAGGTGCTCAAGGGCGTGTCGCTCGCCGCCAAGCCCGGAGACGTGATCACGCTGATCGGCTCCAGCGGCTCCGGCAAGAGCACCTTCCTGCGCTGCCTCAACCTGCTGGAGCAGCCGCATGAAGGCACGCTCTCGCTCGGAGACGAAACCCTGCGCCTGGCCCGCGACCGCGACGGCAGCCTCAAGGCGGTCGATGCGGCCCAGTTGCAACGCTGGCGGGCGCGCCTGGCGATGGTGTTCCAGAACTTCAACCTCTGGGCTCACCGCACCGTGCTGGAAAACGTGATCGAAGCGCCGGTCCATGTGCTGCGTCAGCCCCGGGCCCAGGCGATCGAAAAGGCCGAGGCATTGCTGGCCCGAGTGGGCGTCTCGCACCGCAAGGATGTCTATCCGGCGCAGTTGTCCGGTGGCGAGCAGCAGCGCGTGGCGATTGCGCGCGCGCTGGCGGTCGAGCCCGAGGTCATGCTGTTCGATGAACCGACGTCGGCCCTGGATCCGGAACTCGTCGGTGAAGTCCTGAAGGTGATGCGCGACCTCGCGGCTGAAGGCCGAACCATGATCGTCGTGACCCATGAAATGGGCTTCGCACGTGAGGTCTCGTCCCACACGATGTTCCTGCATCAAGGCCGCGTGGAAGAACAAGGGGATCCGCGCGAGGTGCTGTCCAAGCCGCAGAGCGAGCGCCTGAAGGCCTTCCTGAGTGGCGGCTTGAAGTAG